From Clostridia bacterium, a single genomic window includes:
- the flgC gene encoding flagellar basal body rod protein FlgC has protein sequence MSLFGSLDISASGLTAERLRLDLVANNLANADTTRTPGGGPFRRQLPVFAPGGVADEFVPASFGADVVSAGGATAGVRVVGVVADPTPGPLRYDPNHPDAGPDGFVRLPNVDPTEEMVDLVAASRAYQANVTAFEAGKSMFRAGLDIARG, from the coding sequence TTGAGCCTGTTCGGTTCACTTGACATCAGCGCTTCCGGCCTGACCGCAGAGCGCCTGCGGCTGGACCTCGTGGCCAACAACCTCGCGAACGCCGACACCACCCGCACGCCCGGCGGCGGCCCGTTCCGCCGCCAATTGCCCGTGTTCGCGCCGGGCGGGGTGGCGGACGAGTTCGTGCCCGCGTCCTTCGGCGCGGATGTCGTCAGCGCCGGCGGCGCGACGGCCGGCGTCCGCGTCGTGGGCGTCGTCGCCGACCCGACGCCGGGTCCCCTGCGCTATGACCCGAACCACCCGGATGCCGGCCCGGACGGCTTCGTCCGTCTCCCGAACGTGGATCCCACCGAGGAGATGGTCGACCTCGTGGCCGCGTCCCGCGCCTATCAAGCCAACGTCACCGCGTTCGAGGCGGGCAAGTCGATGTTCCGCGCCGGCCTCGACATCGCGAGAGGGTGA
- the fliE gene encoding flagellar hook-basal body complex protein FliE, producing MPIGGPQPIPLWQPGSRLPDPAPASSTGGAQAGGAARGSAVSGDGAQFLKELQRALEQVNALQIQAEQAGQSLASGSVDDVARAMIAAQKASLALDLTVEVRNRALEAYQEIMRMQV from the coding sequence ATGCCGATCGGTGGACCGCAACCCATCCCGCTGTGGCAACCCGGCAGCCGCCTGCCGGACCCGGCGCCCGCCTCGTCGACCGGCGGCGCCCAGGCCGGCGGAGCCGCGCGCGGCTCGGCCGTCTCGGGCGACGGCGCCCAGTTCCTGAAGGAGCTGCAGAGGGCTCTGGAGCAGGTCAACGCGCTGCAGATCCAGGCGGAGCAGGCCGGGCAGAGCCTCGCGAGCGGCAGCGTCGACGACGTGGCCCGGGCCATGATCGCCGCGCAGAAGGCCAGCCTGGCCCTCGACCTGACGGTGGAAGTGCGCAACCGCGCGCTGGAAGCGTACCAAGAGATCATGCGCATGCAGGTCTGA